The genomic interval TGGCCGAGACGCTTCTACCGTCCGCCCTAGCACCTCTAACGGACCTAGTTCACGATCCGAGCTCCTTCTTGGTACCCGCGAATCTCAGCGTGGTCGTCGCAGGGCGGGCGAGACAGTGCCCATGACTCTCGGCGACGCCAGCACGCCTGGGGTCCAGCTCACCAGGGCCCCCACAACAAGTACCCGTGGTGGCCCGTCCTTTGACGTGGAGAGACAAGCGGGCGTAGATGCTCCTGCCGGCTCTCCATACACCACCTGGACCGCCTACAACTCACAGACTGGACAACAGCAAGGCGTTTCTCAGCCATATTCCCCTCCGCAACAATCCGCGAATCTGACCGTTCAAGCACCACCACGCCCTGGGCAAAGTCCAGCTGGTGCTAGGCCAAGAGGTGCCAGCGTCAGCAACCGCCCCCAGGCTCCGACAGGTGATGGAAGGCCCCTTAGCGGAGGACAATCCAGCGGtggacctcctccccctccaagtGCGCCTGGTCCGTCGTCAGCTAGATACTAGGCGGGGCTGCCGGGGACACCAATGGTGTATCCTGTAGGCACGACTACCACCACGATTCACGAGGAAACAAGTAGTCAAAAGGAGAACGACCAAAGCACCAGCAAGGCGGACATTAGCAATAATGACAACGGAACCACCACACAGTAAATATCAGAAAGTAGGGATTGGTTAATAAAAAACAAGTCTTGGGACAGTCGGCAAGGTCGGGGTTCAGTAAAGCAACGGTGACGGCGTTTTTTCTTTGGGTGATTGTAATGATGGATGAGTATAAGACGGGACACGCCGAACATATTACTCGCTTCAGCCAAAAAAATTTTTTTCGGTTGTTCAGCAACAatcctttttcttctctgggGAAGGTTGGGGGAAGTAAAAAAGGGTGAGCCAGAGCGGCAATACCCCGCCAATATATGCATGCATGCACGGCATTGGGTTTgcattttctctttttttgtcATCACTCGCATACATAGATGTACATTGCATTCTGGCCTGACCGCAAGGATTGGAGTGTGTAGAGATTAGAGGACACAGTAGTTTTTCTATGGTTTGTAGTACTTTGGTAGTAGAGATTGCTTACTATGTATGGTTAAGGTGAATAGATATTGTGAAGAGCGTGTGAGGTGTTTGTTTGAAGTGTGAAGGTGAACaatgttgaagaagctggggTTAGAGTTAGTCGTCAGGGCCTGTCACGTCTCTGGCAGCATGATTTGATGTGATACCTGTTGTGCACTATGCCTAGCTCTCTCGTGACGCCTTGGAAATAGGAGATGGGAGGGGTATAACAGTTTTACAGATGCCACCAACTCTTCTCCCCACCCATGAGAACACTTGACAAGTAAACTATGACCTGAGTTCAGTCCCTGTTAAATATTTTTCAGGTCTTCTGATACCTTTTGGGCCCGTTAACGATCTTGACTATCTTTTTAAGCCTCTTTGCTTTTTAAGAACTTGTTTGAGGCGTATCAGTAGTTTTTCAAGCCTTACTAGTTGTCATTTCATGCCCATGGATCGTTTTTGAAGGCCTACTCGATATCCTGCATGGCCTACTCAGCATTTCAAGAGGAGTCGCTTACATAGTCAATATGCGCCGACTCTAATTTAGAGTGTTTATCATTGGTAACAACGTGCCGTGCATACCGTCTTTCAAAGATTAGAAGAGCCCTCTGGGAAGACCGGAGAGGGCCCCCACGAACATGAGAGAGATGTTGGAATGGTACACCGGCAATTTTTGACAACTGGCTACCTGTCCGGGATGAGCATCATTTAAGGCACGGATCTGTCAGTCTATAGCTAACAGCTGAGTATGCACTTCTTCAACAGACATGCTccacctcctgcttcttcccatcaccatcccccagcTCCGTCTTCAGCACCCGCCCAAActgctccaacaacacctcaaAGCAGaccttggtgatggcagGGTCATATCTTCCCTTGCTGAGCTCGTCCCGGATAAACGCGTGCTGCGCCCAGGCGAACTCATGGAAGCTAAAGACTACCCCGGCCTCGCGAAGCTTTTGGCGAATGAGATCACGACCGGCGTCGGGAACGTGGGTGTCTTTGATGCCAAAGATCATGGAGACCTCACCGGTAATacgggagaggaggtcgagTGTGTGGTTGGAGTCCGGAGGGGCAGTGGAGGAGGTATTGGCGCCGGAGTTGGGGCCTAAGGTACGGGCATGGACATCGGTGGCGAAGTAGCATACTGTGGAAGAGATCTTGGGGTGAAGCTggaggcggaagaggttTGTGTTAGAAGACAGTggtaggggggtggtgagggggggtatCGTACAGCTGCCCGGAGAGCCAGATGCCCTCCCAAGCACATGCCTGTTGCGCCTAGACGGCCAGTGCATGTTGGGAGTGACAAGAGGTAGGAGACAGTCTGGGTGACGTCTTCATCGTAGGATTCAAGGGTCTGTTTGATACATTACTGGTGAGCGTCATTATTTCAGGActttgatggtggtgctggctaCACCCAAAGCCCCAGCCAGTTGGGCTCCAATACGACATGGACACCCTGTCGACCCGCGCACCCTGAAGCTACTCCAATGAATGACACCATCAGAGCTTCAGCTGGGAGCTTTGGCCTCCCAGCAGAGGCTTGAGCTTTAGTCGAAGCTATGACAGGGAGTATCCATGCAGAAGAGCAAATCACCGACCTTTGTGATCTTCCACTCGTTCCCTTGATCCGTTCCGGGGACGTCATAGGCAAGAGGCTCAGGGCCAGTAAAGTCGTGGTAGCTGCTGGGAGCAGCGATGATGTAGCCCTGGCC from Podospora pseudoanserina strain CBS 124.78 chromosome 6, whole genome shotgun sequence carries:
- a CDS encoding hypothetical protein (EggNog:ENOG503NV2Z; COG:Q); translation: MLIKESHADVQTTANGKTTSMRIFLFHPTIPGYPNARFPGVVLFSEIYQVTGPVARFARQIAGQGYIIAAPSSYHDFTGPEPLAYDVPGTDQGNEWKITKTLESYDEDVTQTVSYLLSLPTCTGRLGATGMCLGGHLALRAALHPKISSTVCYFATDVHARTLGPNSGANTSSTAPPDSNHTLDLLSRITGEVSMIFGIKDTHVPDAGRDLIRQKLREAGVVFSFHEFAWAQHAFIRDELSKGRYDPAITKVCFEVLLEQFGRVLKTELGDGDGKKQEVEHVC